AGCACACAGGTAATTGCTGAAATTAATCTTGAAACCTTGATGTTTATATTTAGCTCCTATGGAATTCAAGATGTGGGTACTCTACCTCTGACGATCTGATTTGTAAGTTGCAGCAAGTTCGTCAAACAGCGCGCTGTTCATCTCCATGAATGCTTTAAGCACATTGTAGATTAAAGCAGATATTGCTCTAGAGAAAGAAACAAAAGTGATTTTAAAAGGAATTAATACATCTAATGAGTCAGTAGTGATGTCAGGGTTTTAATTTGATCACAGTTACAATGATGACAATGACCAAAAATCATTACAAATCCAAATGACATGATAAATCATTACCATATCAATATTGACTACAAGAGATTAGGTTCACTGCATTTATTACACACAGTATGATCCACCAAGCATAGTGATTGTTAGGTATATTTTTCCAGTTTTCTTTTCTACATTACTGCACTACATTATAAATTttataaaattgtttttataGTTATACTCCTCAAGTATCTGCATGTAAAGAGTACATATACCAATATGACTTAATTCTTATATTCCATCTTCAAGCCACTTGCTCTGTGTCAGAGATAAACATACGATACTTTTTTTCTACATATATTAATTATCATAATATAAAACAGTTACCAGGCGTGTGTGTTGAAAATGACACTATGGTATCCCCATAATTTCCTTTTTGATCAAACTTTAACACAAAATTGGacttttaacaaaaataaattttcTTTGTAGGAAAATGTTAAGTTTAGGGTGCACTTACGGATTCCAGTGGTCTTTGGAGATCCTGTAGAGACTGGCAAACATGATTGGCAAAATGACATTGGAGTTCTCCTCTATCAGACTCATGATGTATTCATTGTTCCAGTAGTACAAGGCTCGCTCAGCCACCTACCACAGAGCGAGATAGGGAAAGAAATGCTACTCTTTAGTAAACATCTACATTACTTATATTCTATGAAAAGAGAAAGCAGGAGGTTAGGTAAATGCTATACATTAAATGCATTTGTGTGAGTAGTGCAGAGACCTGAAAGTGAGGGCTGGATACACATCTTGAAATTTGCTTGAACAGAGGTTCCAGGACCTTCACGAACTGTGTGGGTTCAATCACGTCAAGAATTTCCTCCAGCTCACCAAGAAACATTACCTACAACAGACCAAAAGACTTTCAAAAATAGTGTTCGCTTCAAACAGGACATCACTGCAAACAAGAATTCACTTGGGCCACAGTATGATTGCCATGCACACAAATGACAAACTGTAATGCAACAAAATTAGTCTGCCAGTTTATTAGTAAATGTTTCATTGGGTTTTACATTGTTGTCATTTGAAATTAACagaacagtgtttttttctttctagtaTATTCCATTTTTCCAGCAAATCAGAAGTTGGGTAGTTAATGACTGGTatacaaataatatataattaaataatttatgataGTTGAAAATACAAGGTAACTGCATTTCTCAAAGGTAATTGTTAATGTTAAAACTGAAGTAGAAGCTCAGTTTCACAGAGTCACAAAGTGGTCAGTAGGAGGTCCGTCAAGGTTAGGAAATGTTAGCCaacaaatgtgtgttttatttattgcacTGCACATACATTTCATGAAGGACAGGCTTTAATTAGCAAAATAATAACTGACACTAtacagtttattaataaaaatgcaacacaaaaaagttaaataagTCCAAAGGTCTTGACCAACAATAAATATCATACGTATTGCTACAactgatttaatttaattaccTAATGATGCTATTTATCATGCTATTTTATCAGCCAGGTAATGGGTTAGATTAAATTAGCAATGCAGTGAACCTATTTAAGGGCATCCGAGTTGTTTTTCTCTCCAGACTGTTAGGATGTATACTGAGGTTTTACATAACAGCTAACAGCTCCAGtattaaatataaagccaacTGAGCATCAAGGTTCCAAACTGGTAATTATATAAGTGATGAGAAAATCTCATCCAAGCCCTCACTAAGCTCATGGTAAATGTCAAGGGAAAGCAATTCAATAAGCAAGTGCCCGAGATATATTTCTGTACTAGTAGAAAGCATTTTCATAACTGCAGCATTACAAGCAGAAAGTGTTCTAAAAAACAGAGCTAATATTGCAAGAAAGATGAAACAGATTAAACTAAAAGGCATGCCGGGGTAAAAAGAACATACCTCTTTTTGACTGCAGGTTTTTGGCCAGAACTTTAACAAGCCTCTTATCACCTGAAAAGTTCCACATGTAATCAgcaaaatgtaacataaaacTAGTAAGACCAAAACAAAAAGCTGTAAAGGCAAGAGGTCACTTACAGGTTCTGTTAGCGTGGGGTCTTTCTCTAAGAACTGCACAATACAGTAAGCCAACTGGAAAAGTTTAAGAACACAGCAGAATGTTTACTCAGcactctacatttacatttactctaTCACTCACGCAATCAGGAGAATCTATACATTCATTGGTTCATATGGTTTGTGGAGAGTAAAGCTGGTGTTAATTTCCACAACCTCTTAATCAAATCTGcttagtgttttattattttatttgggtTCAGTTTTCTCTGAAATTGGCACTTTGGCACAATGTCCTCCacaccagacatagccaatcatgtcggTATATACACACCTgtccggctgatagcacagctagagatttgaaccctggacacaagctgtagtgggctagcataatttaccgctgtgccacctgagcatccCTAATAGAATCAACAATAATGATGTGGAAAGTACAAACAGAATTCAAGATTTCAGACATCAATGCTGATGTCagctataaatacacacatgcatatcaTTCAGAGGCTCGAAAtagattcatttaaaataaatctatatATAATTCAAAATCCAAAATACTCTAGAGTCTAGACTAAACCCCTAATAATGGGCAACATAAAAACCTGGGTGACTAATATTTCGATTTGGCCTTCATCTAAACGTTTCAAGGCAAATAAAAAGTCAAGACCATTTAAAACTAAGCAGTAAAATGCCAAGGTTAGAGGCAAGCAAAAACCCAACaactattttaaacatttcaccaCGTAACCATGTGAGCTCTAGCAAGGCATAAACAGATGAACAAAAACTTAACAGTAAATGAGCCAAAGCAAGCCCAGAGCAAAAAATACCTGTGCATGGAAGAGGGAAAGGCTCTTTGCTGAATGCAGAGGCAGTAAGACTTTTACCAGGAACTGCTTATGTTCAGCTTTTAGAGGAAGTGCAAATCCATTGATGAtactgggggggggggaggaAACAACACAATTTTTAGAGTAAGCGAACAATGTACATTTATACCTATAGAAAACTTTATATCCCTTTTAACGAGTCTCTTTTTTGTCTTAGAGCCTGAAATCAAAACTTACAATTCACACATTTCCTCTAAAACATTCACGTTGTAATAAAAGTTTATAATGGTTCCTCTAAGGGGTTGAGTAATAATACAAGTTTATAATTGTTCCTCTAAGGGGTTGATTACTTATCCAAACCAGGTAttttagtaattaaattataataactgatcagattttttaaatgtaattttcacTTAGATGATGGAATAAATCCAGCTGGGAAAATTCACATGTTGAAAATTTCATGGTATATGTGACAAAAAGCAAGGATTTCGATATGGTATGATGATTCTCTATAGGCACTGTATATCTTATTTATTGGGCTttcaatgtcatgttttacacactttggttacattcattacagaaaCGGtggttattcgttacacaagattcattatttCACAAgttgtaatgtcaaacacagtcatggacaattttgtatctccaattcacctcacttgcatgtctttggactgtagtaGGAAACCAGAGCCCCCAGGGGAAAcccatggagagaacatgcaaattccacacaaaaaggacttgGACTGCTCCACcatgggatcgaacccaggaccttcttgctgtgaggcgacagtgctacccactgagtcaccgaGCCACCCGCATTCATATCAGAAGTCTAGTCGGCTACATACCTTCCCAGTATCTCCAGCAGCTCAGCCACTCCGTTGAAGTGCTCTGTTTCATACACAAATCTTGACCAGCAAAGAAAAGGAAGGCGGGCACAGAGtttagaaaaagaaaacatttttttttttttaattcacataatctgatttattataaaaagtagACTAATCACGGTTGTCTTACCCAAGAAAAATGTTGTTGATCTGTTTGCGGATAAAGGCCCTGAGACCAAGAAACTTGCCATAGATTCTGTGCAGGACAGTCTTTAGACAGTCCCTTTCACGGGGGTCCTCACTGTCAAACAGCTCTAGAAGCTGAAAAAAAGCAATGCACAGAAATACTTCAGTATAGACCAGACGGTGCAGAGAAAGACTGACTTTCAAGCATCCTCATCATAGACTTACATACTGTCTAATATAAAAATCAATACATATGACCTTAGTGAACAGGTCAAGTTATACAATTAATATACactataacatttatttatatacgtaAAAAGACCCTAGaaatgttgacacctgcacttaTTGGTCACTGCTCAataatgtcattatttaatCAGCCAGTGCTATGTAGCTTCAGTTTATTTTTGTATCAAACATTGTTGAGTAGTTAAATGTGTTCTGACTGACTTGGCATGGCT
The sequence above is drawn from the Trichomycterus rosablanca isolate fTriRos1 chromosome 9, fTriRos1.hap1, whole genome shotgun sequence genome and encodes:
- the ppp2r5ea gene encoding protein phosphatase 2, regulatory subunit B', epsilon, which produces MSSAATAPPSADRVDGFSRKSVRKAKQKRSQSSSQFRSQDKPVELVQLPLLKDVSVQEQPELFLKKLQQCCTLFDFMDTLSDLKMKEYKRSSLNELVDYVTGSRGYLTEQTYPEVVKMVSCNMFRTLPPSDSNEFDPEEDEPTLEASWPHLQLVYEFFIRFLESQEFQPSIAKKYIDQKFVLQLLELFDSEDPRERDCLKTVLHRIYGKFLGLRAFIRKQINNIFLGFVYETEHFNGVAELLEILGSIINGFALPLKAEHKQFLVKVLLPLHSAKSLSLFHAQLAYCIVQFLEKDPTLTEPVIRGLLKFWPKTCSQKEVMFLGELEEILDVIEPTQFVKVLEPLFKQISRCVSSPHFQVAERALYYWNNEYIMSLIEENSNVILPIMFASLYRISKDHWNPAISALIYNVLKAFMEMNSALFDELAATYKSDRQREKKKEKEREDLWRKLEELELRRGVENSDGIIPT